Within Paenibacillus sp. RUD330, the genomic segment CCCGGACAGCTGGACAACCAGGTTGCTTCTTCAACAGCTTCTTAGCGGCGAAGGCCGAGCTTCTCGATCAGAGCGCTGTAACGTCTAACATCCTTGTTTTTCAGGTATGCCAGCAGCTTGCGGCGCTGACCGACCATTTTCAGAAGGCCGCGGCGCGAGTGATGATCTTTCTTGTGCGTCCGCAGGTGATCCGTAAGGTTCACGATGTTCTGAGTAAGGATTGCGACCTGAACTTCTGGAGAGCCAGTGTCGCTTGCATGCGTCTTGTGCTCTTCGATGAGCTCTTGCTTCCGTTCTTGCGTAAGTGCCATCCTAGTTCACCTCCAATTGCGTAATAGGTTGCTTGAGTAGCCGCCGTCAGCCTCGCCGCCGCCGGTGAGAGCGGACAGGCCAAGCCAAGGCCGTGATGGCCGGAGCAACTCCGGACAACATTAGACAGTATAGCATCAACGGGAACCAATGTAAACGCCTGCCGTTCGGAAGCCTCTTCGGCAGCGCCGCTCAGTCCTGCAGCAATTGCCTGGCGCGAGCCTTGTCGCGGCCAAGCTGGGATACGAGCTCGTCGATTCCGGAGAACTTCTGTTCCGTGCGCAGGAAATGAACGAAGTCGATCTCCAGCCTGTTCCCGTACAGATCCCCCTCGAAATCAAGCAGATGGGCTTCCAGCACGGGAACGATCTTGTCCTTGTTGAACGTAGGCTTCATCCCGTGGTTCAGCACCGCATCATGGACAGAAGGCTCTCCCCCCAGGGGAGAAAGAATCCTGACCTTGACCGCATAGACGCCAAGCCGGGGCAGGACGTAAGGCCGGTCCGGACTCAGGTTGGCCGTAGGGAAGCCGAGCAGCCTCCCCCGGGCGTCGCCGTGCACGACGATGCCGCTGACCCGGTAAGGCCTTCCCAGCAGTTCGGCCGCGAGCTCGACGCGGCCTTCCTCCAACGCTTCCCGCACATAGGTGCTGCTGACCTTGAGCCCGTCCCTCTGGGCGGCCGGAACGATGTCGACCGTGAAGCTTCCGCTTCCAAGCTCAGCCAGCATCTGCGGAGTTCCCGCGCCGCGGCTGCCGAACGTGAAGTCGAAGCCGACGACGGCATGGCTGACGCCGAGCGGCACCAGCACCTCCCTGGCGAACATTTCCGGACTGATGGCGGCGAAAGCGGGGTCGAATTGCATGATGAAGACGGCATCCGCCCCTGCCTCCCGGAACAGCTCCAGCTTCGCGTCGAGCGGCGTCAGGCATTCGGCGAAACCGCTGCCGATGCCGAGCACTTCGCGGGGATGCGGGTGGAACGTCATCACCGCGGCGCGGGCTCCCGATCGGCGGGCCTCTGCGACAGCACGGTCGATCACATGGCGGTGCCCGAGATGGACGCCGTCAAAATGCCCGATTGCCAGACAGCACGGCGCCGGGGAAAACGCCGGTTCATTGCTGCCGTTGATCGGGTAGCTCAGTTCGTAAATCTCCACTTCCATTCACCCGCATTCCTTTTATTCTGGATGCCTGCAGCCCCGGTTCCAAACAAATCCCGGCGCTGCGGCCCGCATGGCGATCCGCTATTCCGAATCGGGCCGGGCGAACACCTTCACCGGCTTCACCATGCTTCCGTCTTCCGTAATTTCAAACAGGCCGGCAAAGGCGCCATCCTGGCCATAGAGCCGGAATTGGCTTCCTTCCGCAGGACGTTCGTCCAGCCACTCGACCGGAATCCGGCGTCCTTGCAAGGCTTGGCGCATAGCCGGCGGCGCGGCGCTGGAGCGCGGCATGTGGACAAGCGCCGCCTCCGCGGGAAGCAGCCGCTGCTCCAGCGTCCCCTGCTCCATCGACAGCTGGACTTGCTCAAGCGTCAGGCAATCCTCTTCCGAAAAGCCCGCCGACAGCGTTCGCTTGAGCTCCGCCATGGCGGCGGGCACACCGAGCTTGCTGCCGATATCCTCGCAGAGCGTGCGGATGTACGTCCCTTTGGAGCAGACGACCCGGAACCACACCAGCGGGTGCGGCCTGTCCAGATCCATCGACAGCACATCAAGCGAATGGATCGTCGCTTGACGGGGCTTGCGCTCCGCCGTCTTGCCTTCACGCGCCAATTCATAGAGCCGCTTGCCGTCGACCTTCACGGCCGAATACATCGGCGGCAGCTGCATGATTTCGCCCAGGAAGGACATAAGGGCTTGCGTGATATCCTGCTCATTCAACTCGACGGAATCCACTTGCTCCAGAATCTCGCCGGTCAAATCGAGCGTATCCGTCGAAATGCCGAGCTGCAGGACAGCCTCGTAAGCCTTGGGCAGCTCCTGCATGTATTCAACCACGCGTGTCGCTTGTCCGACGCATAAAGGAAGCACGCCGGTCACCATAGGATCCAGCGTGCCCGCGTGGCCGATGCGTTTGGTCCGGAGCAGCCTGCGGCATTTGGCCACCACGTCGTGGGACGTCCAGCCGGCAGGCTTCCAGATTGCCAAAATTCCATCCATCAGTCTTTCAGTTCCTCCCTTATAACGGCCAACAGGGAGCTCATCGCTTCTCCGATCGGGCCGTCAAGGCGGCAGCCGGCCGCCCGGATATGGCCGCCTCCGCCGAAGCGGGAAGCGATTGCCGCCACATCGAGCGTGCCCCCGGAGCGCAGGCTTGCCTTGACGCCGCCGTCACGCAAGCCCTTGAACAGGATGCCCGCGTCCACGCCTTCGACATTGCGGGCATAATTGACAAGGCCCTCCAGATCCTCTGGAGCAGCCCCTGTCTCCTGCATGTCTTCGGGCGAAATATGCATCGTGCAGACGCGGTCCCCAAAATGGAATTCCATCCGGTTCAGCCCGAGCCGAAGCAGCTTCAGCTGGGGAAGCGACATGCGCTCCAGCAGCCGATCGGCGATGGCATGGCCGCCTGCCCCGGCCTCAAGCAGCTCCGAAGCTGCCTGCATGACCCGCGTATCTGTATTGGAATAACGGAAGCCTCCCGTGTCCGTAAGCAATCCGGTGTAGAGCATTTCCGCCGCCGGCTGCTCCAGAGGCATGCAAGCGGTGCGGACGAGCCCGTACAGAATCTGCGCCGTGGCCGCGGCGTCGGGAACGACAAGATTGACGGCTCCATATCCATTGTTGGTCGGATGATGATCGATGTTGAGCAGCTCGTACCCGTCCTCGAACCATTCCGCGATCCGTCCGATCCGTTTGAAATCGGCGCAGTCGACGGCGATGATCCGCTTGAACGTGCGTCCTTGATTATCTCCGTACCGGAGAATGCCTTCCGAGCCGGCCATGAAGCGCAGCCTGTCCGGGACGAGGTCTTCATTGGCCAGGACAGCCTTCTTGCCCAGCTTGCCCAGCAGCCAGGACGCAGCAAGCGTGGAGCTCACCGCATCCCCGTCAGGCTGAACATGGGAGACAACCAAGTAGTCGTCTCCCTCGTTCATGAACTGCAGAGCAGCTTCGTATAGATCCTGCCCCGCGCCGGTCATTGGCCTCCGTTGTCACGGTTGATGTCCGTGAGCAGGGATTCGATGCGGCTGCCGTACTCGATGCTGCTGTCGAATTTGAACAGCAGCTCCGGCGTATGGCGCAGACGGATTCGCTTGCCGAGCTCCGAACGGATGAATCCGGTGCCGCGCGCGAGCGCCTTCAATGTTTCTTCCTTTTGATCGTCGCTTCCGAGCACGCTCAGGTACACTCTCGCCTGGGACATGTCGTTCGTGACTTCAACGCCGGTCACCGTGATGAAACCGATGCGGGGATCCTTGAGCTCAGCCTGGATGATCTGGCTGAGCTCCTTCTTGATCTGTTCCCCCACCCGGCCTACGCGGATCTTAGCCATGGTGATTCACCTCTTTAACGTTCTACCTTTTCCTGCACGAAGGCTTCGATAACGTCGCCCTCTTGAAGATCATTGAAGCGCTCGACGGTAATGCCGCACTCGTAGCCTTGAGCGACATCCTTCACATCATCCTTGAAGCGCTTGAGCGTGTCGATTTTGCCTTGGTATACGACGATGCCGCTGCGGACGATGCGGGCTTCCGCCGAACGGGAAATCTTGCCGTCGATGACCATGCAGCCTGCGATCGTGCCGACCTTGCTCACTTTGAACAGGTTGCGCACTTCGGCGTGGCCGATGACGACTTCCTTGAAGACCGGATCCAGCATGCCCTTCATGGCCTGCTCGATTTCTTCAATGACGTTGTAGATGATGTTGTGCAGACGGACGTCGACCTTCTCCTGCTCGGCCGCCACGGCGGCTTGAGTCTCAGGACGGACGTTGAAGCCGATGACGATGGCGTTGGAGGCCGATGCCAGCGTGATGTCGGATTCCGTAATCGCGCCGACGCCGTTGTGGATGCTCTTCACGCGGACGCCTTCCACTTCGATCTTCTCGAGCGAGCCGCGGAGAGCTTCCAGGGAGCCTTGAACGTCGGCTTTGATGATGACGTTGAGATCCTTGATCTCGCCTTCCGTGATGTGCTTGTAGAGATCGTCCAGCGTCACGCGGGAGTTCGCTCCCATCTCCGACTGGCGCTGCTTGATCGAACGGCGTTCCGCGATGTCGCGGGCTTTGCGCTCGTCCTCGAACACCATGAAC encodes:
- a CDS encoding bifunctional oligoribonuclease/PAP phosphatase NrnA translates to MTGAGQDLYEAALQFMNEGDDYLVVSHVQPDGDAVSSTLAASWLLGKLGKKAVLANEDLVPDRLRFMAGSEGILRYGDNQGRTFKRIIAVDCADFKRIGRIAEWFEDGYELLNIDHHPTNNGYGAVNLVVPDAAATAQILYGLVRTACMPLEQPAAEMLYTGLLTDTGGFRYSNTDTRVMQAASELLEAGAGGHAIADRLLERMSLPQLKLLRLGLNRMEFHFGDRVCTMHISPEDMQETGAAPEDLEGLVNYARNVEGVDAGILFKGLRDGGVKASLRSGGTLDVAAIASRFGGGGHIRAAGCRLDGPIGEAMSSLLAVIREELKD
- the rbfA gene encoding 30S ribosome-binding factor RbfA; the encoded protein is MAKIRVGRVGEQIKKELSQIIQAELKDPRIGFITVTGVEVTNDMSQARVYLSVLGSDDQKEETLKALARGTGFIRSELGKRIRLRHTPELLFKFDSSIEYGSRIESLLTDINRDNGGQ
- the truB gene encoding tRNA pseudouridine(55) synthase TruB — protein: MDGILAIWKPAGWTSHDVVAKCRRLLRTKRIGHAGTLDPMVTGVLPLCVGQATRVVEYMQELPKAYEAVLQLGISTDTLDLTGEILEQVDSVELNEQDITQALMSFLGEIMQLPPMYSAVKVDGKRLYELAREGKTAERKPRQATIHSLDVLSMDLDRPHPLVWFRVVCSKGTYIRTLCEDIGSKLGVPAAMAELKRTLSAGFSEEDCLTLEQVQLSMEQGTLEQRLLPAEAALVHMPRSSAAPPAMRQALQGRRIPVEWLDERPAEGSQFRLYGQDGAFAGLFEITEDGSMVKPVKVFARPDSE
- the rpsO gene encoding 30S ribosomal protein S15; this encodes MALTQERKQELIEEHKTHASDTGSPEVQVAILTQNIVNLTDHLRTHKKDHHSRRGLLKMVGQRRKLLAYLKNKDVRRYSALIEKLGLRR
- a CDS encoding bifunctional riboflavin kinase/FAD synthetase encodes the protein MEVEIYELSYPINGSNEPAFSPAPCCLAIGHFDGVHLGHRHVIDRAVAEARRSGARAAVMTFHPHPREVLGIGSGFAECLTPLDAKLELFREAGADAVFIMQFDPAFAAISPEMFAREVLVPLGVSHAVVGFDFTFGSRGAGTPQMLAELGSGSFTVDIVPAAQRDGLKVSSTYVREALEEGRVELAAELLGRPYRVSGIVVHGDARGRLLGFPTANLSPDRPYVLPRLGVYAVKVRILSPLGGEPSVHDAVLNHGMKPTFNKDKIVPVLEAHLLDFEGDLYGNRLEIDFVHFLRTEQKFSGIDELVSQLGRDKARARQLLQD